AAGCGCCCTGAAACCGAGGCTGATTGAAGGGAAAGCTCTTTTGAACCCGGAAAGAAGCTCGTTTGCCAGGGCTTCAGCAATTCCGTGCAAGGTGATCTTGTGTTCTATGAACCTGCTGCTGATTCCCCTTAAATTGGAAATTGTAGGTATCACACTGTTATCCATCATTTTTTTCATTTCTGATGGAACTCCGGGCAGAAAGAAAAAACGGCAGTTGTTGATCATTATTGTAAAACCAGGAGCAATGCCCGCTGTGTTCTCAATGCATGTCGCAGTTGCCGGAATATTAGCCTGCTTTCTGTTTGAAGTATTAAGCCTTGATCCGATTGTATTCAGTTTCTTAACTATAATTTCAAGTGCATCAGCACTTTCTATTAGGTCAACTCCAGCTGCTTTTGCCGCAGCTGATGCCGTGACGTCATCGGATGTGGGACCAAGGCCGCCTGTGACTATCGCTATTTCGGCCCTTGCCGCTATTTCGGTTATTACCTGTGATATTTCAGATTCATCATCACCTGTTATACTGAATCTTGATGGTCTTATTCCTGTTTCAAGTAGTCTGCCTGAAATGTATGAAGAATTTGTGTCAGAAATATCTCCTTTGAGTATCTCATCGCCTGTAATAAGAATTTCTGTTTTCATGACTTTAATCCGGTAAAAACCATAAAATGTAAATTTATTGATGCAGAGCGCTCATCCATCAATTTATTTCAAAGTAATCACTATATATGATGAAAAATATTTTTATATGATCAGAGTCTTATTGCTGCAAGATTATTCTATTT
The DNA window shown above is from Desulforegula conservatrix Mb1Pa and carries:
- a CDS encoding CinA family nicotinamide mononucleotide deamidase-related protein — protein: MKTEILITGDEILKGDISDTNSSYISGRLLETGIRPSRFSITGDDESEISQVITEIAARAEIAIVTGGLGPTSDDVTASAAAKAAGVDLIESADALEIIVKKLNTIGSRLNTSNRKQANIPATATCIENTAGIAPGFTIMINNCRFFFLPGVPSEMKKMMDNSVIPTISNLRGISSRFIEHKITLHGIAEALANELLSGFKRAFPSISLGFRALSPGVIIKISMEEKDKNDELLSKKALSWISDKFGSSIISVSGQSMEESLGDLLKSKKIKIAVAESCTGGLIGHMLTSVPGSSDYFLLSAVTYANASKIAVLGVDPETLKKYGAVHEKIAMEMAEGVRRISGAGYGLSLTGVAGPGGGTPDKPVGTVCIGISGPSGTRATKFLVPGFDRAMTKRRFAYQALDMLRKEVLKN